A stretch of the Pan troglodytes isolate AG18354 chromosome 20, NHGRI_mPanTro3-v2.0_pri, whole genome shotgun sequence genome encodes the following:
- the ZNF136 gene encoding zinc finger protein 136 isoform X1 — protein sequence MDSVAFEDVDVNFTQEEWALLDPSQKNLYRDVMWETMRNLASIGKKWKDQNIKDHYKHRGRNLRSHMLERLYQTKDGSQRGGIFSQFANQNLSKKIPGVKLCESIVYGEVSMGQSSLNRHIKDHSGHEPKEYQEYGEKPDTRNQCWKPFSSHHSFRTHEIIHTGEKLYDCKECGKTFFSLKRIRRHIITHSGYTPYKCKVCGKAFDYPSRFRTHERSHTGEKPYECKECGKAFTCITSVRRHMIKHTGDGPYKCKVCGKPFHSLSSFQVHERIHTGEKPFKCKQCGKAFSCSPTLRIHERTHTGEKPYECKQCGKAFSYLPSLRLHERIHTGEKPFVCKQCGKAFRSASTFQIHERTHTGEKPYECKECGEAFSCIPSMRRHMIKHTGEGPYKCKVCGKPFHSLSPFRIHERTHTGEKPYVCKHCGKAFVSSTSIRIHERTHTGEKPYECKQCGKAFSYLNSFRTHEMIHTGEKPFECKRCGKAFRSSSSFRLHERTHTGQKPYHCKECGKAYSCRASFQRHMLTHAEDGPPYKCMWESL from the exons GACTCGGTGGCTTTTGAGGATGTAGATGTGAACTTCACCCAGGAGGAGTGGGCTTTGCTAGATCCTTCCCAGAAGAATCTCTACAGAGATGTGATGTGGGAAACCATGAGGAATCTGGCCTCTATAG GGAAAAAATGGAAGGACCAGAACATTAAGGATCACTACAAACACCGAGGGAGAAATCTAAG AAGTCATATGTTAGAAAGACTCTATCAAACTAAGGATGGTAGTCAGCGTGGAGGAATTTTTAGCCAGTTTGCAAATCAGAATCTGAGCAAGAAAATCCCTGGAGTGAAACTCTGTGAAAGCATTGTATATGGAGAAGTCAGCATGGGTCAGTCATCCCTTAATAGACACATCAAAGATCACAGTGGACATGAACCAAAGGAATATCAGGAATATGGAGAGAAGCCAGATACACGTAACCAGTGTTGGAAACCCTTCAGTTCTCACCACTCCTTTCGAACACATGAGataattcacactggagaaaaactCTATGATTGTAAGGAATGTGGAAAAACCTTCTTTTCTCTCAAAAGAATTAGAAGACACATCATCACACACAGTGGATATACACCATATAAATGTAAGGTGTGTGGGAAAGCTTTTGATTATCCCAGTAGATTTCGAACACATGAAAGAagtcacactggagagaaaccctatgaatgtaaggaatgtggaaaagccttcacTTGTATCACAAGTGTTCGAAGACACATGATAAAGCACACTGGAGATGGACCTTATAAATGTAAGGTATGTGGGAAACCCTTTCATTCTCTGAGTTCATTTCAAGTGCATgaaagaattcacactggagaaaaaccctTTAAATGTAAGCAATGTGGTAAAGCCTTCAGTTGTTCCCCAACCTTACGAATACATGAAAGAAcccatactggagagaaaccttatgaatgcAAGCAGTGTGGGAAGGCCTTCAGTTATCTCCCCTCCCTTCGACTACATGAAAGAAttcacactggtgagaaaccctTCGTATGTAAACAATGTGGTAAAGCCTTTAGATCTGCCAGTACCTTTCAAATACATGAAAGGActcacactggagaaaaaccctatgaatgtaaggaatgtggggaAGCATTCAGTTGTATCCCAAGTATGCGAAGACACATGATAAAACATACTGGAGAAGGACCTTATAAATGTAAGGTATGTGGGAAACCCTTTCATTCTCTGAGTCCATTTCGAATACATgaaagaactcacactggagagaaaccttatgtATGTAAACATTGTGGTAAAGCTTTCGTTTCTTCAACATCAATTCGAATACATGAAAgaactcatactggagagaaaccctatgagtgtaagcaatgtgggaaagccttcagttaTCTCAACTCCTTTCGAACACATGAAATGAttcacactggtgagaaaccctTTGAATGTAAGCGATGTGGTAAAGCCTTTAGATCTTCTAGTTCCTTTCGACTACATGAAAGGACTCACACTGGACAGAAACCCTATCATTgcaaggaatgtgggaaagcctatTCTTGCCGTGCCAGCTTTCAGAGACACATGTTAACACATGCTGAAGATGGACCACCTTATAAATgcatgtgggaaagcctttaa
- the ZNF136 gene encoding zinc finger protein 136 isoform X2, which yields MLERLYQTKDGSQRGGIFSQFANQNLSKKIPGVKLCESIVYGEVSMGQSSLNRHIKDHSGHEPKEYQEYGEKPDTRNQCWKPFSSHHSFRTHEIIHTGEKLYDCKECGKTFFSLKRIRRHIITHSGYTPYKCKVCGKAFDYPSRFRTHERSHTGEKPYECKECGKAFTCITSVRRHMIKHTGDGPYKCKVCGKPFHSLSSFQVHERIHTGEKPFKCKQCGKAFSCSPTLRIHERTHTGEKPYECKQCGKAFSYLPSLRLHERIHTGEKPFVCKQCGKAFRSASTFQIHERTHTGEKPYECKECGEAFSCIPSMRRHMIKHTGEGPYKCKVCGKPFHSLSPFRIHERTHTGEKPYVCKHCGKAFVSSTSIRIHERTHTGEKPYECKQCGKAFSYLNSFRTHEMIHTGEKPFECKRCGKAFRSSSSFRLHERTHTGQKPYHCKECGKAYSCRASFQRHMLTHAEDGPPYKCMWESL from the coding sequence ATGTTAGAAAGACTCTATCAAACTAAGGATGGTAGTCAGCGTGGAGGAATTTTTAGCCAGTTTGCAAATCAGAATCTGAGCAAGAAAATCCCTGGAGTGAAACTCTGTGAAAGCATTGTATATGGAGAAGTCAGCATGGGTCAGTCATCCCTTAATAGACACATCAAAGATCACAGTGGACATGAACCAAAGGAATATCAGGAATATGGAGAGAAGCCAGATACACGTAACCAGTGTTGGAAACCCTTCAGTTCTCACCACTCCTTTCGAACACATGAGataattcacactggagaaaaactCTATGATTGTAAGGAATGTGGAAAAACCTTCTTTTCTCTCAAAAGAATTAGAAGACACATCATCACACACAGTGGATATACACCATATAAATGTAAGGTGTGTGGGAAAGCTTTTGATTATCCCAGTAGATTTCGAACACATGAAAGAagtcacactggagagaaaccctatgaatgtaaggaatgtggaaaagccttcacTTGTATCACAAGTGTTCGAAGACACATGATAAAGCACACTGGAGATGGACCTTATAAATGTAAGGTATGTGGGAAACCCTTTCATTCTCTGAGTTCATTTCAAGTGCATgaaagaattcacactggagaaaaaccctTTAAATGTAAGCAATGTGGTAAAGCCTTCAGTTGTTCCCCAACCTTACGAATACATGAAAGAAcccatactggagagaaaccttatgaatgcAAGCAGTGTGGGAAGGCCTTCAGTTATCTCCCCTCCCTTCGACTACATGAAAGAAttcacactggtgagaaaccctTCGTATGTAAACAATGTGGTAAAGCCTTTAGATCTGCCAGTACCTTTCAAATACATGAAAGGActcacactggagaaaaaccctatgaatgtaaggaatgtggggaAGCATTCAGTTGTATCCCAAGTATGCGAAGACACATGATAAAACATACTGGAGAAGGACCTTATAAATGTAAGGTATGTGGGAAACCCTTTCATTCTCTGAGTCCATTTCGAATACATgaaagaactcacactggagagaaaccttatgtATGTAAACATTGTGGTAAAGCTTTCGTTTCTTCAACATCAATTCGAATACATGAAAgaactcatactggagagaaaccctatgagtgtaagcaatgtgggaaagccttcagttaTCTCAACTCCTTTCGAACACATGAAATGAttcacactggtgagaaaccctTTGAATGTAAGCGATGTGGTAAAGCCTTTAGATCTTCTAGTTCCTTTCGACTACATGAAAGGACTCACACTGGACAGAAACCCTATCATTgcaaggaatgtgggaaagcctatTCTTGCCGTGCCAGCTTTCAGAGACACATGTTAACACATGCTGAAGATGGACCACCTTATAAATgcatgtgggaaagcctttaa